A single window of Larimichthys crocea isolate SSNF chromosome XII, L_crocea_2.0, whole genome shotgun sequence DNA harbors:
- the LOC104925614 gene encoding mucin-5AC isoform X1 has protein sequence MALSQLQCLDDNHVNPRVHESKPEFLYCEDQRLALEALLQDGREAFLKYLEARGLRLFLSDPEVEALAGAVEPYDPGSELFSDSAEDDEPPLSMHYWPELSDTSIPQIDLGWPDSDAYRGVTRTTVHTQPPLDGQAHIKEIVRKMIAQAQKVIAVVMDVFTDVDIFRDLLDAGFKRRVSVYILLERTTLPHFLSMCQRANMHAGHLKHLRVRCTDGVEFHTRSSTKVTGRVGHRFMFIDGDKAVSGSYSFTWMSSRLEKNLITVVTGQAVEAFDRLFRTLYATSSSVELRQVATEPEPEPEPIRQVAAVAPPSAALARKLYNPKYALALGNPSPAPSADQNSSEKTQSEENPDVPGSKKKRRKRASKDNTQEAPPIHPGLLNLEKACLMSYLPTWPEPDPPSDVIGFINIRDSSKPTPVHLQRSEMFGISQAIRFSSPFSMPEKTLPEVATPRQQTAKYEEINKLQSAQDKTKAKESVVNRAQPTQLIAQPGDATNKAKVPEHNSPASGTTCESAKSLSRDNKLHSNTATNPNVGHNTTPHLKAHAPPQNSSKASPPSTGRPSHHTQDVPTDNPKSDSLPGSKTKETILNKPSVVVRKTHTLESNSTAQPSQMGDTTGQHTQTHTDSHTKAVHTQPPNPSEITPKVQTPVTNSYVSPSSTSATCSQPVNSTSLSKNDNIAISSPVTISSTNVNPPLPSSSSLTSTPPIPKPRTLQLVVKDGVTSSNQRLPEFSVIRRRETSTGPPVVSNEPAVATVVEKSPEKEPETVPKVRNNSGSRTRQDAKNTGNIRTFQEVVVKDDVTSSDKKLPEFNVIRRRETSTGPPVVSNEPAVATVVEKSPEKEPETVPKVQNSSGSRAGARQDAKNMGNISTSQETKNDEAVGLHDDRAEMQLVAGTKFESQPNVLITDAPKAESMNIHEIIPKDVESKTLTSTDCKLTSQKDCGPTAEAATEAPERALTGRDSAEVEPRKKTYQASAHELQGISYSAVTPQDLGILDAVDSVKSPTHTPVSTKDTTGDSTRTSATDAHGTPPAQSVSNTAKNNSNSITVQELTPHTRGGTHTPEKSLRLHLSDTHAPDLRLPTPERELRSLSALVRTPTPDGFTPDQRSYTPDIRTPTSDMSDGYVSPRTDSALSTTSDEYYECADSPFQEPVIDQVAYSNHATTEDHVSATHTDTPITTTVATSPALINDNTRAYGLGTMDMNTSSSETLSLSRPASDSSLSSLLEEVKIVEETADEENGRKGDERGSKLSAAERRTVGNSQGLQRQGSSEEAKRTPHNFKQGEYLTQTVGKNKGAQAQVPKRKRVLNQSAAEKLVDGGATPGELNNEEVEPKRLSTGDLKPKKDSSERGRPDKEKTVSSGVERKSRPQSATETERQKRLPTPPGTPRGQQQNRGASSPSRSSKSPRPLSASLPLGTHPMGSRQSNQAEIKAAQSSLSDNTSSARKPPPRPPPPGPVGAIGSAAGRKQAEVLRSPQGSVSRQPPTAQGRARAGQSPSRHPYTKPQPLSPNQVVPAHQLHSQTEEGKGPFSLTFGKLYSLKGLKDKIGKLPTQNRRGSTSSGTGT, from the exons ATGGTCGCGAGGCGTTTTTGAAATACCTGGAGGCTCGCGGCCTGCGGCTGTTCCTCTCAGACCCGGAGGTGGAAGCTCTCGCCGGGGCGGTGGAGCCCTATGACCCGGGCTCGGAGCTCTTTTCGGATAGTGCCGAGGACGACGAGCCGCCGCTTTCAATGCACTACTGGCCCGAGTTGTCGGACACCTCCATCCCACAAATAGACCTGGGTTGGCCGGATAGCGATGCTTACCGCGGGGTGACGCGCACTACCGTGCACACGCAGCCGCCGCTGGATGGTCAGGCGCACATCAAAGAGATAGTCAGGAAAATGATTGCGCAGGCGCAGAAG gtTATCGCAGTGGTGATGGATGTCTTCACCGATGTCGACATCTTTAGAGATTTGCTAGATGCTGGTTTCAAGAGGAGGGTCTCCGTCTACATCCTGTTGGAACGTACAACACTACCTCATTTCCTGTCCATGTGTCAGAGGGCCAACATGCATGCCGGACACCTCAAG CACCTTCGCGTACGCTGCACAGACGGAGTAGAGTTCCACACTCGGTCGTCCACCAAGGTCACAGGGCGAGTGGGGCACAGATTCATGTTCATCGATGGAGACAAAGCTGTTTCTGGGTCGTACAG TTTCACTTGGATGTCATCTCGGCTGGAGAAGAATCTCATCACGGTGGTTACAGGCCAGGCAGTGGAAGCCTTCGACAGGCTGTTTCGAACCCTCTACGCGACCTCTAGCTCGGTCGAACTCCGTCAGGTCGCCAcggaacctgaacctgaaccggAGCCCATCCGACAGGTAGCCGCAGTAGCCCCTCCTTCTGCTGCTCTTGCCAGGAAACTGTACAACCCTAAATATGCCCTGGCTTTAGGCAACCCCAGCCCAGCTCCATCTGCTGACCAGAACAGCTCAGAAAAGACTCAAAGTGAAGAGAACCCGGATGTCCCAGGTAGCAAAAAGAAGAGGCGGAAGAGGGCTTCTAAAGACAACACACAGGAGGCTCCCCCCATCCATCCTGGACTCCTCAATCTCGAGAAAGCATGCCTGATGTCATACCTGCCCACCTGGCCAGAGCCTGATCCCCCTAGTGACGTAATTGGGTTCATTAACATTCGTGATTCCAGCAAACCAACTCCAGTCCATCTACAGCGATCTGAGATGTTCGGAATAAGCCAAGCGATCAGGTTTAGCAGTCCATTCAGCATGCCAGAGAAAACCCTGCCAGAGGTGGCCACACCCAGGCAGCAAACTGCTAAATATGAGGAGATAAATAAGCTCCAGTCAGCACAAGATAAAACCAAGGCTAAAGAGTCTGTGGTGAACAGAGCTCAGCCCACACAACTCATTGCACAGCCTGGTGACGCCACAAATAAAGCAAAGGTACCTGAACACAACTCGCCTGCATCTGGAACAACTTGTGAATCTGCAAAGAGTCTCAGCAGAGATAATAAACTACATTCAAACACAGCTACCAACCCAAATGTAGGTCACAACACCACACCTCACCTCAAAGCACATGCACCTCCCCAAAACAGCAGCAAAGCATCGCCTCCTAGCACAGGGAGGccttcacaccacacacaggatGTCCCCACAGACAATCCTAAATCAGATTCTCTCCCTGGATCAAAGACTAAAGAAACTATCTTAAACAAACCGAGCGTTGTTGTGCGCAAGACACACACCCTGGAGTCGAACAGCACAGCACAACCTTCACAAATGGGTGATACcacaggacaacacacacagacacatacagattcacacacaaagGCTGTTCACACGCAGCCACCAAACCCCTCTGAAATTACCCCTAAAGTCCAAACTCCCGTCACCAACAGCTACGTATCCCCCTCCTCTACCTCTGCCACGTGCTCTCAGCCTGTCAATTCAACCTCCCTTTCTAAAAATGACAACATCGCCATCAGTTCTCCTGTTACCATTTCTTCTACAAACGTCAatcctcccctcccttcttcctcaTCTTTGACCTCAACTCCTCCCATCCCTAAACCTCGCACCCTCCAGCTGGTTGTCAAAGATGGAGTCACAAGCAGCAACCAGAGGCTGCCGGAGTTCAGCGTCATCAGGAGGCGTGAGACCAGCACAGGGCCGCCGGTGGTCAGCAATGAGCCCGCTGTAGCAACTGTGGTGGAGAAATCGCCAGAAAAAGAACCCGAGACTGTGCCAAAAGTGCGGAACAACAGTGGAAGCAGAACACGGCAAGATGCCAAGAATACAGGAAATATCAGGACTTTCCAAGAAGTGGTTGTCAAAGATGACGTCACAAGCAGTGACAAGAAGCTGCCGGAGTTCAATGTCATCAGGAGGCGTGAAACCAGCACAGGGCCGCCGGTGGTCAGCAATGAGCCCGCTGTAGCAACCGTGGTGGAGAAATCGCCAGAAAAAGAACCCGAGACTGTGCCAAAAGTGCAGAACAGCAGTGGAAGCAGAGCAGGAGCACGACAAGATGCCAAGAATATGGGAAATATCAGCACTTCCCAAGAGACAAAGAATGACGAAGCAGTTGGACTACATGATGACAGAGCAGAAATGCAATTGGTGGCTGGAACCAAGTTCGAAAGCCAGCCAAATGTTTTGATTACTGATGCACCAAAGGCCGAGAGCATGAATATTCACGAAATAATTCCAAAAGATGTTGAGTCCAAGACTTTGACATCAACAGACTGCAAATTAACCTCACAGAAAGACTGTGGACCCACAGCAGAGGCAGCGACCGAGGCTCCAGAAAGAGCCCTGACAGGCCGTGACTCTGCTGAAGTGGAACCACGGAAAAAAACATACCAGGCAAGTGCACATGAACTTCAGGGAATATCATATTCTGCAGTGACTCCACAGGATTTAGGTATATTAGACGCTGTTGACTCTGTAAAATCtccaacacacactcctgtttcCACAAAAGACACCACTGGTGATAGCACACGCACATCTGCTACAGACGCACATGGCACACCACCGGCACAGAGTGTGTCAAATACTGCGAAAAATAATTCCAACAGCATCACCGTTCAGGAACTAACCCCTCACACACgaggaggcacacacacacctgaaaaatCCCTGCGCTTACACCTCTCCGATACGCACGCGCCAGACTTGCGTTTGCCGACGCCTGAGAGGGAATTGCGGTCACTCTCGGCCCTCGTGCGCACTCCAACTCCGGATGGATTCACCCCAGATCAACGGTCATACACCCCAGACATTCGAACGCCTACGTCCGACATGAGTGACGGGTATGTGTCACCAAGGACGGACTCCGCCCTCTCCACAACCTCAGATGAGTATTACGAATGTGCCGACTCTCCTTTCCAGGAGCCTGTTATTGACCAAGTGGCTTACAGCAACCACGCGACGACAGAGGATCATGTCAgcgccacacacacagatacgcCTATTACTACAACCGTTGCCACCAGTCCTGCATTGATAAACGATAACACTCGTGCGTATGGATTAGGCACCATGGACATGAATACCTCGAGCAGTGAAACGCTGAGTTTGTCTAGGCCTGCTAGTGactcctctttgtcttctttactTGAGGAAGTGAAAATAGTCGAGGAAACtgcagatgaagaaaatggGAGAAAAGGGGATGAAAGGGGGAGCAAACTGAgcgcagcagagaggaggacagtGGGAAATTCCCAGGGGCTACAGAGACAAGGCAGCAGCGAGGAAGCTAAGAGGACGCCACACAATTTTAAACAAGGTGAATACTTGACACAGACTGTGGGAAAAAACAAGGGGGCCCAAGCCCAAGTCCCCAAGAGGAAGAGGGTTCTAAACCaatcagcagcagagaaactGGTCGATGGAGGAGCGACTCCAGGAGAATTAAACAACGAAGAAGTGGAGCCAAAGCGATTgtccacaggtgaccttaaacCAAAGAAGGATTCTTCCGAGCGAGGGAGGCCAGACAAAGAGAAGACTGTGAGCAGCGGTGTGGAGAGGAAAAGCAGACCCCAGTCAGccacagagactgagagacagaag CGTTTGCCAACTCCTCCAGGAACTCCACGAGGACAGCAGCAAAACAGAGGAGCGTCCTCTCCTTCCCGATCATCCAAATCTCCTCGACCCCTCTCGGCCAGCCTGCCTTTGGGGACTCATCCCATGGGAAGCCGTCAATCAAACCAGGCGGAAATCAAAGCGGCCCAGAGTAGTTTATCGGATAACACCTCATCTGCTCGCAAACCACCGCCCAGACCACCTCCACCTGGGCCAGTGGGTGCCATCGGGTCTGCAGCTGGGCGGAAGCAGGCCGAAGTCTTACGCAGCCCACAAGGCTCCGTCTCTCGACAGCCCCCAACAGCACAGGGCAGGGCTAGAGCTGGACAATCACCGAGTCGACATCCTTACACAAAACCTCAGCCTCTCTCACCGAACCAGGTGGTACCAGCGCATCAGTTGCACAGCCAAACGGAAGAAGGAAAGGGTCCATTTAGCTTAACATTTGGGAAACTGTACAGCCTTAAAGGTCTGAAGGACAAGATTGGCAAGCTGCCAACACAGAACAGGAGAGGTAGCACCAGCTCAGGTACAGGCACGTAA
- the LOC104925614 gene encoding mucin-5AC isoform X2, producing MALSQLQCLDDNHVNPRVHESKPEFLYCEDQRLALEALLQDGREAFLKYLEARGLRLFLSDPEVEALAGAVEPYDPGSELFSDSAEDDEPPLSMHYWPELSDTSIPQIDLGWPDSDAYRGVTRTTVHTQPPLDGQAHIKEIVRKMIAQAQKVIAVVMDVFTDVDIFRDLLDAGFKRRVSVYILLERTTLPHFLSMCQRANMHAGHLKHLRVRCTDGVEFHTRSSTKVTGRVGHRFMFIDGDKAVSGSYSFTWMSSRLEKNLITVVTGQAVEAFDRLFRTLYATSSSVELRQVATEPEPEPEPIRQVAAVAPPSAALARKLYNPKYALALGNPSPAPSADQNSSEKTQSEENPDVPGSKKKRRKRASKDNTQEAPPIHPGLLNLEKACLMSYLPTWPEPDPPSDVIGFINIRDSSKPTPVHLQRSEMFGISQAIRFSSPFSMPEKTLPEVATPRQQTAKYEEINKLQSAQDKTKAKESVVNRAQPTQLIAQPGDATNKAKVPEHNSPASGTTCESAKSLSRDNKLHSNTATNPNVGHNTTPHLKAHAPPQNSSKASPPSTGRPSHHTQDVPTDNPKSDSLPGSKTKETILNKPSVVVRKTHTLESNSTAQPSQMGDTTGQHTQTHTDSHTKAVHTQPPNPSEITPKVQTPVTNSYVSPSSTSATCSQPVNSTSLSKNDNIAISSPVTISSTNVNPPLPSSSSLTSTPPIPKPRTLQLVVKDGVTSSNQRLPEFSVIRRRETSTGPPVVSNEPAVATVVEKSPEKEPETVPKVRNNSGSRTRQDAKNTGNIRTFQEVVVKDDVTSSDKKLPEFNVIRRRETSTGPPVVSNEPAVATVVEKSPEKEPETVPKVQNSSGSRAGARQDAKNMGNISTSQETKNDEAVGLHDDRAEMQLVAGTKFESQPNVLITDAPKAESMNIHEIIPKDVESKTLTSTDCKLTSQKDCGPTAEAATEAPERALTGRDSAEVEPRKKTYQASAHELQGISYSAVTPQDLGILDAVDSVKSPTHTPVSTKDTTGDSTRTSATDAHGTPPAQSVSNTAKNNSNSITVQELTPHTRGGTHTPEKSLRLHLSDTHAPDLRLPTPERELRSLSALVRTPTPDGFTPDQRSYTPDIRTPTSDMSDGYVSPRTDSALSTTSDEYYECADSPFQEPVIDQVAYSNHATTEDHVSATHTDTPITTTVATSPALINDNTRAYGLGTMDMNTSSSETLSLSRPASDSSLSSLLEEVKIVEETADEENGRKGDERGSKLSAAERRTVGNSQGLQRQGSSEEAKRTPHNFKQGEYLTQTVGKNKGAQAQVPKRKRVLNQSAAEKLVDGGATPGELNNEEVEPKRLSTGDLKPKKDSSERGRPDKEKTVSSGVERKSRPQSATETERQKVCTSRASLS from the exons ATGGTCGCGAGGCGTTTTTGAAATACCTGGAGGCTCGCGGCCTGCGGCTGTTCCTCTCAGACCCGGAGGTGGAAGCTCTCGCCGGGGCGGTGGAGCCCTATGACCCGGGCTCGGAGCTCTTTTCGGATAGTGCCGAGGACGACGAGCCGCCGCTTTCAATGCACTACTGGCCCGAGTTGTCGGACACCTCCATCCCACAAATAGACCTGGGTTGGCCGGATAGCGATGCTTACCGCGGGGTGACGCGCACTACCGTGCACACGCAGCCGCCGCTGGATGGTCAGGCGCACATCAAAGAGATAGTCAGGAAAATGATTGCGCAGGCGCAGAAG gtTATCGCAGTGGTGATGGATGTCTTCACCGATGTCGACATCTTTAGAGATTTGCTAGATGCTGGTTTCAAGAGGAGGGTCTCCGTCTACATCCTGTTGGAACGTACAACACTACCTCATTTCCTGTCCATGTGTCAGAGGGCCAACATGCATGCCGGACACCTCAAG CACCTTCGCGTACGCTGCACAGACGGAGTAGAGTTCCACACTCGGTCGTCCACCAAGGTCACAGGGCGAGTGGGGCACAGATTCATGTTCATCGATGGAGACAAAGCTGTTTCTGGGTCGTACAG TTTCACTTGGATGTCATCTCGGCTGGAGAAGAATCTCATCACGGTGGTTACAGGCCAGGCAGTGGAAGCCTTCGACAGGCTGTTTCGAACCCTCTACGCGACCTCTAGCTCGGTCGAACTCCGTCAGGTCGCCAcggaacctgaacctgaaccggAGCCCATCCGACAGGTAGCCGCAGTAGCCCCTCCTTCTGCTGCTCTTGCCAGGAAACTGTACAACCCTAAATATGCCCTGGCTTTAGGCAACCCCAGCCCAGCTCCATCTGCTGACCAGAACAGCTCAGAAAAGACTCAAAGTGAAGAGAACCCGGATGTCCCAGGTAGCAAAAAGAAGAGGCGGAAGAGGGCTTCTAAAGACAACACACAGGAGGCTCCCCCCATCCATCCTGGACTCCTCAATCTCGAGAAAGCATGCCTGATGTCATACCTGCCCACCTGGCCAGAGCCTGATCCCCCTAGTGACGTAATTGGGTTCATTAACATTCGTGATTCCAGCAAACCAACTCCAGTCCATCTACAGCGATCTGAGATGTTCGGAATAAGCCAAGCGATCAGGTTTAGCAGTCCATTCAGCATGCCAGAGAAAACCCTGCCAGAGGTGGCCACACCCAGGCAGCAAACTGCTAAATATGAGGAGATAAATAAGCTCCAGTCAGCACAAGATAAAACCAAGGCTAAAGAGTCTGTGGTGAACAGAGCTCAGCCCACACAACTCATTGCACAGCCTGGTGACGCCACAAATAAAGCAAAGGTACCTGAACACAACTCGCCTGCATCTGGAACAACTTGTGAATCTGCAAAGAGTCTCAGCAGAGATAATAAACTACATTCAAACACAGCTACCAACCCAAATGTAGGTCACAACACCACACCTCACCTCAAAGCACATGCACCTCCCCAAAACAGCAGCAAAGCATCGCCTCCTAGCACAGGGAGGccttcacaccacacacaggatGTCCCCACAGACAATCCTAAATCAGATTCTCTCCCTGGATCAAAGACTAAAGAAACTATCTTAAACAAACCGAGCGTTGTTGTGCGCAAGACACACACCCTGGAGTCGAACAGCACAGCACAACCTTCACAAATGGGTGATACcacaggacaacacacacagacacatacagattcacacacaaagGCTGTTCACACGCAGCCACCAAACCCCTCTGAAATTACCCCTAAAGTCCAAACTCCCGTCACCAACAGCTACGTATCCCCCTCCTCTACCTCTGCCACGTGCTCTCAGCCTGTCAATTCAACCTCCCTTTCTAAAAATGACAACATCGCCATCAGTTCTCCTGTTACCATTTCTTCTACAAACGTCAatcctcccctcccttcttcctcaTCTTTGACCTCAACTCCTCCCATCCCTAAACCTCGCACCCTCCAGCTGGTTGTCAAAGATGGAGTCACAAGCAGCAACCAGAGGCTGCCGGAGTTCAGCGTCATCAGGAGGCGTGAGACCAGCACAGGGCCGCCGGTGGTCAGCAATGAGCCCGCTGTAGCAACTGTGGTGGAGAAATCGCCAGAAAAAGAACCCGAGACTGTGCCAAAAGTGCGGAACAACAGTGGAAGCAGAACACGGCAAGATGCCAAGAATACAGGAAATATCAGGACTTTCCAAGAAGTGGTTGTCAAAGATGACGTCACAAGCAGTGACAAGAAGCTGCCGGAGTTCAATGTCATCAGGAGGCGTGAAACCAGCACAGGGCCGCCGGTGGTCAGCAATGAGCCCGCTGTAGCAACCGTGGTGGAGAAATCGCCAGAAAAAGAACCCGAGACTGTGCCAAAAGTGCAGAACAGCAGTGGAAGCAGAGCAGGAGCACGACAAGATGCCAAGAATATGGGAAATATCAGCACTTCCCAAGAGACAAAGAATGACGAAGCAGTTGGACTACATGATGACAGAGCAGAAATGCAATTGGTGGCTGGAACCAAGTTCGAAAGCCAGCCAAATGTTTTGATTACTGATGCACCAAAGGCCGAGAGCATGAATATTCACGAAATAATTCCAAAAGATGTTGAGTCCAAGACTTTGACATCAACAGACTGCAAATTAACCTCACAGAAAGACTGTGGACCCACAGCAGAGGCAGCGACCGAGGCTCCAGAAAGAGCCCTGACAGGCCGTGACTCTGCTGAAGTGGAACCACGGAAAAAAACATACCAGGCAAGTGCACATGAACTTCAGGGAATATCATATTCTGCAGTGACTCCACAGGATTTAGGTATATTAGACGCTGTTGACTCTGTAAAATCtccaacacacactcctgtttcCACAAAAGACACCACTGGTGATAGCACACGCACATCTGCTACAGACGCACATGGCACACCACCGGCACAGAGTGTGTCAAATACTGCGAAAAATAATTCCAACAGCATCACCGTTCAGGAACTAACCCCTCACACACgaggaggcacacacacacctgaaaaatCCCTGCGCTTACACCTCTCCGATACGCACGCGCCAGACTTGCGTTTGCCGACGCCTGAGAGGGAATTGCGGTCACTCTCGGCCCTCGTGCGCACTCCAACTCCGGATGGATTCACCCCAGATCAACGGTCATACACCCCAGACATTCGAACGCCTACGTCCGACATGAGTGACGGGTATGTGTCACCAAGGACGGACTCCGCCCTCTCCACAACCTCAGATGAGTATTACGAATGTGCCGACTCTCCTTTCCAGGAGCCTGTTATTGACCAAGTGGCTTACAGCAACCACGCGACGACAGAGGATCATGTCAgcgccacacacacagatacgcCTATTACTACAACCGTTGCCACCAGTCCTGCATTGATAAACGATAACACTCGTGCGTATGGATTAGGCACCATGGACATGAATACCTCGAGCAGTGAAACGCTGAGTTTGTCTAGGCCTGCTAGTGactcctctttgtcttctttactTGAGGAAGTGAAAATAGTCGAGGAAACtgcagatgaagaaaatggGAGAAAAGGGGATGAAAGGGGGAGCAAACTGAgcgcagcagagaggaggacagtGGGAAATTCCCAGGGGCTACAGAGACAAGGCAGCAGCGAGGAAGCTAAGAGGACGCCACACAATTTTAAACAAGGTGAATACTTGACACAGACTGTGGGAAAAAACAAGGGGGCCCAAGCCCAAGTCCCCAAGAGGAAGAGGGTTCTAAACCaatcagcagcagagaaactGGTCGATGGAGGAGCGACTCCAGGAGAATTAAACAACGAAGAAGTGGAGCCAAAGCGATTgtccacaggtgaccttaaacCAAAGAAGGATTCTTCCGAGCGAGGGAGGCCAGACAAAGAGAAGACTGTGAGCAGCGGTGTGGAGAGGAAAAGCAGACCCCAGTCAGccacagagactgagagacagaag gTATGCACCAGCAGAGCATCACTAAGTTGA